AGTGTTCACAATTGCACCTGGAGATGCCCCACCAACGCATAACAAGGTTGTGTTGTTGACCACACCACACGCCATGTTATATGCTGCCACTGGAAGATCATCGAGATCGTCCCAAGTCATCGCAATAGAATCCAGAATTTTTACAGATTTGATCATGTGGTTGGAGTTGTAGCCGCCAATGACTACCAAGGCGGTCTGATTGAGTACTACCGTGCTGTGTACTCTACGAACAGGTAAAAGGGTAGGCCCTGTAATCCATTGGCGCCCAATCGGGTCATAGATCTCCATCACCCCATGGTTCCGATTTTCCCCGTAAGTTCCTCCAATCACCATTGCCTTCCCTCCAACCACGTCCATGGATCCTGATATGTGGACCTCCTTCAACGAGGCAAAAGCCATCCATTGGTTGGTATCTAAGGAACATGGATTTTGTCAAGTATCGTAATCGGAGGGTTCATAAATATGCCCCGGGAAGACCTTAATTGCAATTTATATCTTTGAAAGATCGGCcgtgaaattttgaagcttTGATCAACGCCTGGAATCTGAACGGGGCGGTGGGGTTTATGATTAACAAATCACAAACAAAGTAAACGCATTACGCTCTTCTTCACATGACACTTTCGTAAAATCGCCgcaattatgattttttttattttcggCTCAATTAAAATCACTGAGTCAAACGTTTGACCCCTCGAAATCGTGCTACATATTTCTAAACGGCGGTTACATTTTCTGTTTaggtgtttgctcaaatgccaagacattaAGATATGTTTTCCTtggtcaaagagacaaaaggaacaacttttgtgtaAAAATACACAGGTTTAAAAGCACCTCAAacaagtgtgttaaatcactgAAAGTACATggaaatgcatcattgtcaaaaacgtagtcaatcagtattaaacgtattcttagttatgcatagacgtaaaatttcataaacttctattctGCAAATGTTAAGTTATCACTActtgaaaattgccttttacggcttaaaagatcgaaaaatggcctaatcaggtttccagttatttccaaggcatatcattgtctttttcaatgacacaacAAGCAGTAGTagttttccatttcctttaaaagtgaaaagtagcaaaacatgtcacttaaaacttacaaaagatgcaaaattgCCTATCATTTatttaagtgccaaaagctacaatatcctatcatgttccatAAGTATTTGAACGATGCATATGacagttgaattttcaaattcgtcactttttgcaaaaattaaTTTCTGTGTTTTAGCGATATCTTTATTCAACATTAacagaattttgtcaaaattcaagattcagcttgattaaagtttcGATTGACAAGCATgacatcacaattgtgatatATTGACATTCAGTTTGTTTTAGGTTACATTGCAGACTAAAAACAGGTTTTTCtacttgcttcaaaaatgtgaaacattttcattagTATTTTGGGTATAGAAAAAGtattttatatttcttggcaattgttttaagatataaccggagcaatttagtcaaatttgataaaaaatgcaatctttgaaagggtGATGTCTTATTGtttgttcaattgttttggATAAAATTGAAGTTGGAAAGCAATTAAGTACTCTCATCATCGATTgattacgttttcaaaattattatctctttgtaggttttaagtggattcgTATTCTAATCTAAGCTGAAGTCCACAATGTTATTTTACAAAActattccttttgtttcagtaACAACCAAAATCGTTTCtataagtcttggcattcGTTCAAAAACTTTAACAGTGTTGTGGGAACCACTGTGTCTACACAAAATAGATGAACAGGCCCTCTTTGGAAATCAATTTGCAGAGGAGGGCCAACTACATTCATTCTTTGCCTTGTATATAAACAAGAGGGCAGAGTTTCGATCCACATGCACAAATTTCAGGAGTTCATGAGTGACCAGAGAATTAAAAGACTAAATGAAACGCCATATTGACgtgtcaaactcaagaatttcgcagtATAATGACTAACGCTTCACGAAACCTCTGCACGTTGTGAAGACGAACGTACGACTCATGTACGTCCCAAAACCCAAAGAAGTACNCAAACTCAAGAATCTCGCAGTATAATGACTAACGCTTCACGAAACCTCTGCACGTTGTGAAGACGAACGTACGACTCATGTacgacccaaaacccaaagaagtacgagaaataaatcgtaggaacaaggttccgtgagacagattttaaggcattgCGAAATcttaagtttgacaagtcaataggTGTTTAATAGGAAAACGTTTCATATTCCAACTCACGTTCAACCCAACGCAAGCACTCTTTAGACACATcataacaaaccaaaatatccATCTCCAAACTGTGTTTGCAATCTAGTTGGTGGTACTGGAGGGATTGCAATAGGCGGAATATCTCCCCGTGACACAGGTATAAGTAGTCCCTTTTCCAAGTCAATAATGGTGAGCTCTGgaatgacaaaaaaagatCGTTGGAGCCCAATTACCAAGAGAGCATCTCAAGGTGTTCTGACCTGGTTGGGGATCTATCAATTCGCGCATCAAATAAATAGTTTCTTCCGTCTCTTCAGGGTTCTTGATACAGTTAATTGGATTAGATGATGCCCTGTGAATCATTTGACAGTCTGATGCGGATGAATTGCATTTGACAGCGATACATTTGGGAGGGCCTTGAGTGGCCAGACACAAAGGTGCTGCCGCCGATAGGTGGAGGCTAGGGTCGAAATTGAGATTCGTTTCGATAAGTAACCAAAGAACTTGTATCAACTTTGAGATCATACTGTTTCTTCAAATGTCGCGTTTGTTGACTAATCTAACCTGGGCCTTTTTCATTCATCCGTCTTTCtacacaaaaaatgaatttgcgaTCTACAAGTGCCATTACCATGTGTCTTAGGATTCAGGCTCATGCAACAATTTCATGTTACGTTAGTGCCTTTCAAAAACTCACGTCGTCGTTGCCATTCCCGTGGTTAACCATTGAACGTCACAAGTTAAGTCCAAGGAGTGAAACACGGTGGAACTTAGACCATAAATGGTGTTTTTTGGGATTAGCGCAAGTAAGAACAGCCCTTCCAAGCCAAGTGACCAATTGAGCATCATGGTGTATTTATGTTGTGCTCTAGAAGGTCAAAGGATATGTGTTGTTCATTGAAAAGTTGGTCAAGGAAAGTAAAGCAACCCAAACGCTGTGTTAAGAAACTGGTCTCCCAAAAGTCAATAATGGTGAAACCATTAATTGTCTCAGATATTAGAAATCACCGCAGAGACAAGCACtccaaagatgaaaaaacTTGATCACGAACTTGAAATGGCTCAGTTCAGTGTACTACTGGATGATATGACGATTGATAATGTCTGGGTGATAGACAATACTTTTGGTGAACATTCTTTAAAGAATTTTGGtcttcaatttccaacaataGATGTACTGTTATAAAGAGCCTCGTCAGTGAGACTCCCTGACAGTATGGGAAACAGCATTAAGAATACTGACAGCTGACTTATAGATACGTTTGAATGAAGCCCGTTgataatttctttctttttgatgttTATGTGCGAGAATACATTTCATAGGATATTACATGTCTGTTAATTGATGATAATTGATGATGCAATTGCTGAAGATGTTAGTTGCAACGGTAGGTCGCCATTCGAAGCGTCAATGTCCACTAGAAATGTTGGTTAGGCGAGACGTACGATAAAACCCATGAAACCGAGCATGTCTAACTCGGGTGCGACTCGTTATTCAACTGCGCCACCCCATCTCCCTAATGTTAATAAATACGGCACCCTTAAATAGTCTAATGCTAATCAAAGTAAACATCTTTGAATCGTCAAGCAGCTTTAGGACATGAAAATATACATGTACTAGGTTTTCCATACGTCTTTGGACACGTCTTTAAAATCTCTGCCTCAGTGattaaaaaagatattcaagAAAATTAATTGCAGGGGTTTTGTGGCACATCTAGTTAATTTTTTCGTTTTATCACCTGATCTTAGCTTTGACTAGTTGTATTGGAAAAGAACGACGTAAAAAAATCCGCCAAAAAAATCGGGGCTGGCAACAATGTCAGTACCATTGCGACCAACTTCAGTATCGCCAGGAGCAACCGTTCACTGGGTTAAgaacacatttcatttctccctctttttcaaattaagcTAGGTCCACTAATGTGCCTGAGTATTTTAACGTCTTTTAAAGTTTCAGGATCTTAGTCTCGCCTTAGACAACAAGGTCGTTGATTACAATTGAGAAAAATAGCGGTCCCAGGGCACTACCTCGGAGAACACTTGACTTCACCTCATCCCGTAATCAAACGGGCTTTaagagtccgattttggtactttagttgcgtgattttcgATGGGCAGTGTTGCGTTGAGCGGACTCATCAAATGCTTTGgctctgtatttagaagagtacgacattGAGCTCAGCGTACCAtagcaattgaattttgaaccatcattcctgttccaaaacaatgcgtTCAAATGCGTCccatatccaaaccaaactcatGAAGATAAAAATATGTGGTTCTAGGAATCATACACGGCTTTAGTTAACCTTCAGGTAcccttaaacgtactttgaactaGTCAGATACCATTTAATTGGCTGAGttctacatttttgattgaaaaacacataATTAGAATCTCGTATTGTTGTGATTGCAATTAATGATGCCGCCAAAGTAATTTCAGTCTTAGAGCTACCCCTTAAAGCACAAAGATGTGTTTAGTTTGGCTCTGGGATGCATTTaaactctttgttttggagcaaaaatgagCGTTCAAACTTCAATCGCTATGGTgcactgacctcactgttgtaCTATTCTAAATACAGAGCACTAATCAAAGCCATCCTTGGCACTGtgagaaatgccaagaaaatcaGGGGGCTTTTTTACAACCGCCTGACATGCAAACTATTTTAGTCTGGGTTGGTTATATGAGAAGGAATTGAGTATAATGACACTCAtcaaggccccaccatcaaccattttcctattcaatatattcaatatgcagacgacctggttctcttggctaattcagccatggaattgcaaaatgccatcaatgcactccacggttattgccaagagaacggccttcaagtcaacaccatcaagacaaaggccatggttttccataaggtcgtctgcctcccacctccttccatattaacaatagtccgattgaaatcgtcaatagttttaactacgtcggtttcaccttctccacccaactctcattcaccaatcacctcaaagccacataactaaggccagggccaggatcggatacatatgcaatagacttcccatgcAGAATCTTCCCCATCCCAAAcgtccttcaactcttccggatctacgtcaccccaatttttctctacggctcacacctttggcttcccaactccgcccaatccgccctcaaatccgccgatgccacctacaccaagttcctcaagcgatgCCTCTGCGtaccccaatatgccaacaatgcatggacacattttctacgtgaaaccgagcccctcaccatcgggctggcaaggttagtgtccaacagtgttgggaacctgacctttccggaggtgatgtccggacacaagttatcatcAAGAAGTTGCTAACACcatattgtccttggcccgacatcccttcggagtattggcggtcacgcacctttgtccgtctcccagccaaatgccatcagcgacgggaggtgacaaaggatctgttcaatctgccTCATCCACTCTGTTggaataaccaagattttcatcacttacctctacctacctgtctttgtactatctgcaactcacctcttaccttttttcatgtgcattgaaccaattctagtcatactcattgtgagaTCACTTTCTAgccaactattttattgcctttacctttttgacattcttcttgttttaccattttgtataatgtatatatatcagattttattttatagttacttttacgccatgacatgaccaagagtagcaataaagattattattattattatgataTCGAAACTATAGTATACATAATAGTTTTTTTGGATTTATGAAGTGATTCCAACATGAGGGTTTTCATGGGGGTGGGGCCAATGTCCTAAAATTCAGATATGGTCACCtcagaaagtaaacaaaccGATTGTGGGGAAAGTGACGTCTTGcggagagaagaagaaaagagcgCAGAGAGAAAACATTGCCCTAAAATGCGTTTGTTCAAATAAGAACCCTAATTGGGTGTGGTTGACTCAATGGTGGGGTAGGAGTACCATATTATTTTTCACTCTTGAGGCAACCATACTCACAATTTCTCCTCTTTCGTCACTATATTGATGCTTAAAGTTACACCAAACAAAGAGTAATTGGGGGTcattgaagcaagaaaggaagacaacgtcaccatcaaattttgagaggtcactttcacttttgaggcttcatagttCTTCAGCAAGGGATTAGCATACAGTCCcaatttattcattcattaaaGGAATGATTCATGTTGAATTGCATTGTTATTCATTGTCACAGgtttactcattaacatgctgAAAAAACTTGTTTGACGAAAAAGCGATTTAGTTTTTTCCTTAATTTCCCCACATTAGATtaattatttttgcaaaaaaacttgaaactttaGAAGGCTTTTCTAAATCTAATATGGTGCATTGAATCTTGTGTTTTTAGAACCTCTCCTGCATTGAAAAGTATTCCAGTGACCTCCCCAAATTTGTGCTGAAATCATCAGACAGATGCTAattaaaggagtcaataggCTTTCAGAGTGGTTTCCACAACATTGATAAGCTTTTTCTTGAAGACCATGTCTTGtagcaatcaatttcaatattACTTAGACAAAGATATCAGTTTCTACTAAAATTCTTTCTTGTTCTATCTCAATTCCGTACGCaaaggcatttgaaatttaaaaatgaatgctttcgTAGATACACCTTGTGAAGACTCTGTGTTGCAATTCCATTGAGGTTTTAGCAATGTTGCATCCAATATAGTTGTTGTATTTGATTGTATTTCCATAACATGCAAAAATATAAACACATATCCTGGGGAACTCTAACAAGCTATTGAAAATACAATGCTcttaattttattttcacatttttttttctttgattgaactAACAACTGAGGCCAgctttttaaagctcgtacctctgagttagaGGCTTGGAAGTTAACCAGTTTGAAACTACACTTGGCAAAGTGGTGatcaaatgctcattctgagtaCTGTCTAAGCCGTAACTTGGAGGTGGGGGCGTTttaaaaactcgcctctgatCATATTTCTTGCTGGATTCTTGaatcagcttacccctctcgtctcaccagtgagacgactgccacagtggttgaaaaggctttttgaaagttgtcaaaaatttccaaacaaatcCAGTTAGCTTTTAGGCATATGACCGTTTAGTCTCAGCTTGGATTCAATAAATAATTACATCAAAATTACACCATAATTTTACGCCGTAGAAAGCTGGAAAACTGGAATTCaagtatttttctcaaaacttgttcaagctTTTTGACCGCCGTGATGAGAcaggtgagacgagaggagacgagacGACTGTATGGATGAATCCAGCTACTATCTCATAGGTGGAAAACATTCAATGCATATGGAGTGatctcaaaaaaaaggtttggTGCCGTCTCTGATAATATTTCCCGTACGctctttttttgtccattgtGCCAACTCATGTGTTCCTCAAATCCCTTCTTAATAGCCATTCCACTTTGGTTATTGGTCGGACCAAGATATCTCCTCCACTTCTGAAATATATCCAAGTCTTTTAATATCTCTCAGTTGACATCATTCCGTGGCAAAGTCGTTTTGCCCAAGGTTCTGTAGATAAGCGACCAACTTGCATAGGGATATCATGGAAAGTTTGTCATGATTTTCCCTATTGCTGGTCATCGCCATTGGTTTTCTTGGTTAGAGCTTGCTCATTGCCTGAGGATTACCAGTGTGGTTCATGGTGGatctagtgccctgtattagaaggGTACGACAATGAGATAAGCGCCCTCTGTGACCGAATGATGAACATGCAATTCCATTCCGAAACAAAAGCgctaaaaaaattgtaaatagttcttcaagttttgaaatcgaTAGTTTTCAAGCTAGAAGACGAAGAATGAGGTGCAATGCTATTGGTTGTTCAATGCGAATAAGTGTGCCCTTATTTTCAATCCCCAGCGATCTTTCTAAACGGAAACtattgcttttaaagatgAAAAGATGCTGTGGGATCCCTAATGCCAATTCAAGACTCTGTGCCAATCACTTCACTCAGGACCAATTCCGCACTGATCTCAGAGACAAAAAAGGACACTTGTACAAGATAAGCCGCTAGATACTGAAGCCAAATGCCGTATCAACAACAGTCTTCCCATTTTCCTAAGAACCAGTCCACAGAAACCCTGCTATGGCaaggcctcctcctccttccccGTCCCATTTGCCAAACCGTACTTGCCTTCAGAGTACTGTGAATATTGACATCAATGACAACGTTCAGGCAAGATTTGTTGAAAAGGTCGTGGATAGGGGTCTAGTTCTAGATCAAAATAAGGTGTccatagggcttgtcaagtgaacgcgtttaagaacaactgacgttattccgTAGAGTAAAATCGAAGACAatatgcccagccaaaccgcattgtgcatgccTTGAATTTTGACACCTATTTTATTTTACCTGATTGTCTAAGGAATTAGCATTGtggcattgagccaatttgatagtgcgttcaccgaaattacaccaaacatgttcattttgttgggttttgtaacagctcactcaaaatcacctgattattgaaaattcaaagggTGGATGGTGGGAATTGAccgtgatgtttgtcttagttctctctccctaaaatgcccaaaatcagggtgccagaccacattttttcttgaacacccttcacttgacatgccctattgctTGTCAGACAGATGAGGTATCCGAGCTGTATGCCCTTGATTTATTGCTTCATAGATTTCATGTTGTGCTCATCCATTACAGAGAGGTGACAGCCTTAGCGCGACGGGGCTCAGAATTACACAACTGGAGGTCGAGGCAAAACAACTGAAGAATGCCCTTTCATTGGTGTTAACGAGGACCAGAATAAGGCAATGAGTCGAAAATATGCGCGATTATTTTATTGGAAAGATAAGGAGTAGGATTTCaattagacttggacaagtttttgactaaaattcccgatcaataCTATATTcgagggctagccagatcccccaactctaattcgttggtcgatcaaataatttatgaaaataaaagttatttcaaaatattctatttttgttttgaattgtcGGGAATTCCATTCCTCGTAGCAGTAGTAAGGAAATCCGCAACAAAATTAAGGACGACGTAAACAAAGAAAGCATTGATAATGTTTGCTATTCAAcgtgaaaatagtttttagtAGATACAGTTGTCTTAACTGCTGATGACAATGAGGGTGGCCAAGACAACTGAATTGGGTCCCCAATAAATCTCTGCATGTGATAACCACCGCCGTTCAGCACAACCCCCGATCGCGATCATTCTTTTAATCGGGTCTACAtaatgtaaagaaattaagagcCTCCCTTGGTGCCTTCGAAAAGTCCTTCCCCGCCCTCAAAGAATGGCTGGATCATGTTGAGTTGTACAGTTTCATTTTAAGGCATTGTTACAAAAATTATCTGAGgtaaaagcattaaaaaacaAGTCTCACGGTTAGAGCGCTAATGATCTATCACCCAAATATTGTCTATCAACGACCCACTCACGCATCAAAAGATATATAACAAAGAAAGAATTGAGTCGCGATGAGGTCCTGGCAAAGAGTTTGCAGACTTCCTGCTCCAAAAACGcataccgggtgtcgaggataagattagacacacagttttttctttctaaaatccttgaaatctttcaaggttgcgtgagttttatatactttttgtcattgtccgctcttttcatttatgtaaacaaaaatacaaaaaagtcaaagttgaaatctatgaaagcaaaaagagaatccattgTAGCTTTGCTGTGTGTGGGATACACTTCTAAAGAAGTAAGTTGGATCCTTAAAGTGGCCGCCGGACGATTTACGAtgtcaaaaactgtcttgattAGCAAGGTGACCGTAATCCCCATCCTAGGAATGCAAGAACACCAGCATTTAGATATCCAAGAGTggtagctggaataaaaagatgcatcatGGCAGTTCCAACCAAACCAATGCATTGCATTTGATTGGACCTCCAATCTGGTTCCAGAGGGATTCAGACTAAATGCAGATGCCTACATTGAGGTTTTAAAGTCTTCTGTGATACCCTGGATGAAAAAAATAGCATAAAACCGGCCCTTTGTATAGCAACAAGACTTTGGTCCTGCTCATTCATCCAAAAGGACAATCTCCTACTGGGATAATGAGGTAATCCTGTTTTGGAAGCCTAAACTATGGCCCCcaaattctccagatcttaaaactctggacTATGCTGTGTGGTCCTATGTtcagaaagaaacttgcaaagaaagacCCCTTTAACTAAAGTTCTTGGCCGCCAAATtgatcaaccattgaaaattctctCCAGGCAAAATCcgcactttttgtcactgttttcggaccagattggctaaagtcattgcttcaaaaggatCATGTTTCGAAAACTTAGccttaaataaaaaaaaaattcaaaaaataacggaaattttacGTAGTCTAATCTATAACATGTTAGAATTTATTCTAACATTCTCTTGTTCTCttattctctttctctcaaaaTTACCTTTTAAGAAATTTATGATGCTTTTATGTGAAAGTGGCAAATTTGTCTAAttttatcctcgacacccggtataGTGGTCCTGATGACGTCACTGACTACGAGGAAGATACATTTCTGACTAGTATTTGTCCGTTGGATAACTTAAAAATTACCCAATCAGCTCCAATTCTTCTTCGTTCCACAAGTGGAAGAAGACCCCAAAGATGTAAGCGATCTAGATAAGCCAAGCTAGATGTGCCAACCAAAGCACACAAAGACGTGTAGCAAAGAATCTTTCTATCAGCTTTACCACATAATTGGTACGACTGGCTTGGACCTTGACTACAGTAGATCGCGAAGAACAAATTCCCATTTTAAGAAGCGCCAAGATCTTTTACATGTTTAACCATTGGAATTGGACTACCACCAAGGACGTAAATGGACATGTCTTTCTTACGCTTGCCAAACTCAAAAACCTTGCTATAAGAGGCATTAAAACCCAAGCCATTTGAGTGTGACCGCTCATAAATTTGGTCGAGAGCGCGCTGTAActgtatttttttccctcgGCCGGAGGcacaatggaaaatattttcaagtcTTCGGCAAATTTGAGACACCAAACAGGACAGTTGGCAGCCTTGAAATTCATGTAAACAGAGAACAACAGAGGACCAAGCACGCTACCCTGGGGAGACCCAGCCTTAACATTTTACCATCAAAAGAAGGCTTTGtccaaggaggaggagaataAATGCATGGAACAGGGTTTAACAATTGCCAAGGTAAAGGGGAAAATACCATTATCTCCAATTTCCATTGCCGGTCGAACAAGAGAGACAACTTCAAATGTAAGTACTGTCTGAAAGTCATAGGGAGGATGGAAGACTAGATACCCTCCAGCTTGGAAGCTCCGTAACAATCATTAACTCACTGAGGAGAAACAAGCACAGAGAAGCAGGTTCATCCATGCACGGCAAATTAAGCGACGCCACAAATCCAACCAGAGCAAGCCAAGAAAAGGGGGCACccagaaattcaatttggtgaTCCTGTTATCGAATAATCGAAGTTTCACTACGTAAGTCTCTAAAAGGGAAGTCACCAATACACACTTGAAATGAGTGGTCACAATTTGACTCTCAAATATCTTGAAGCTCTCTATTTGCCTCTGAAGGCGGCTATCGAACCCACGCCTTGTTGGGAACCATGTCATACTTCTAATAGGTACATTAGACCAATCGGCTACCGTATTGCTTTTGAATCAAGAACAAATGGTGGAGAACTGGAAAAGAATAAGGACAGCGATTGTCAGCTACCTGTTGGAGTCGTGACCCAGGAAGCGACACATCAGTAATCGAGTACAGATCAGTTTATAGAGATCTTTAGAGCTGAGGTCATAAGCAATTTTTTATTAGTTAATCCGTCACTCCGAGGAAGGACT
This Tigriopus californicus strain San Diego chromosome 12, Tcal_SD_v2.1, whole genome shotgun sequence DNA region includes the following protein-coding sequences:
- the LOC131891986 gene encoding influenza virus NS1A-binding protein homolog produces the protein MDILVCYDVSKECLRWVEHTNQWMAFASLKEVHISGSMDVVGGKAMVIGGTYGENRNHGVMEIYDPIGRQWITGPTLLPVRRVHSTVVLNQTALVVIGGYNSNHMIKSVKILDSIAMTWDDLDDLPVAAYNMACGVVNNTTLLCVGGASPGAIVNTAYGLDMDAANPKWTRRAMYDIDEPGLVGFMFHLRDYVYCVTLRTTGFEGLTKLRRMSLTDASPKWEVMEHFSVPRAFVASYVTNGYVIQP